The sequence TGCACACCGCTTGGCGTGATGGAGATTTTAAAAGAGTATGGCATAGATGTAGCTGGGCTAAATGCAGTGGTGATCGGCAGAAGCAACATCGTTGGCAAACCTATGGCAAATTTACTCCTAAATGCCTCTGCAACGGTTACAGTGACACACAGCAAGACTAAAAATTTAAAAGAAATTTGCAAAAATGCCGACCTCATCGTTGCTGCCATCGGTAGGCCATTTTTCTTAAAGGCTGACATGGTAAAAGATGGCGCAGTAGTCGTTGATGTGGGCATAAACAGACTTGATGATGGCAGACTTGTGGGCGATGTGGATTTTGAAGAGGTCGCACCAAAATGCTCATATATCACGCCTGTTCCTGGCGGCGTTGGTCCGATGACCATAGCCATGCTTTTAAACAACACAATCCTTGCTGCACAGGCAAAAAAAATTAAAGAGTGAGATAATGAAGAGAGCTTTTACTAAATTTTATGACTTTTGCTCGAGCTGGACAGGCACGGTTATCATCGTTTTGCTTGTCATTTTCTTTGTAGCTCAAGCCTTTGTGATCCCGTCTGGTTCGATGAAAAACACGCTTTTGGTTGGGGATTTTTTATTTGCTAAAAAGTATGTTTATGGCATACCAACGCCAAGAATCCCTTGGCTTGAGGTAAAAATTTTACCTGAGCTAAATGACAATGGCCATCTCATCACAGGCGATGGTCCTGCAAGGGGCGATATAGTCGTATTTCGCTATCCAAACGATGAAAAAACTCACTTTGTAAAGCGCTGCTTTGCAACCAGCGAGGACGAGATCGTCTTTACTGAAAAAGCCCTATATCTACGCCCAAAAGAGGGAGATAGCTTCATAAAGGCAAACTGCCGTGAAAATTTAAACGGCAAAGAGAGTAAATTTGGCTACTCATGCAAGGACATTGTCGAGCTTGATGGCAAGCTTTTCATAAAAGAGCCATATAGATTTAGCGGCATCCACTACGACGAAAATGTAAATTTATTTGAGCAGATGGTTTTCATGCTAAATACAAACAAATCAAACGTTTTTATGAAGCCAGCGCTCATTAGCTCACTACCGCAAAACCCAAATTTTAACTTTAACGCTTTTTACGTCAAAGTGCCAAAAGATGAATACTTCATGATAGGCGACAACCGCGACCACTCAAATGATAGCCGTTTTTGGGGAAGCGTGGCTTACAAAGATATAGTTGGACAGCCTTGGTTTATATATTTTAGCTGGGACAATAACTACAATGTGCGCTGGGAGCGTATCGGACGCTTTGTAGATACGATAGAAAATGATGAGTTTTTCACAAAACAAGCTTTAAAAGAAGGAGAAGTTGATGGACTTCACTAATTTTGACCCCATAAAAGTCGCCACTATCGTCCTCTCTTTAGTAATTGCCATCGTCGGTCACGAGATCGCTCACGGATATGTCGCTTATAAATTTGGTGACAACACAGCAAAAAATCTTGGCAGACTTAGTATAAATCCAATAAAACACATCGATCTTGTTGGCACTATCATCGTGCCACTGGTGCTTTATCTAAGCACTGGTATGATGTTTGGCTGGGCAAAACCAGTGCCTGTAAATACCTACACAGTTGTGCGAAATGGCGGCTATAAAGCAGCTATCTACGTAAGTCTAGCTGGCATTTGCTACAACGTCATCTTAGGCATCTTATCGCTTTTTGTGTTAAAAGCTTTATTAAACATAGAAACCTTTGAAATTTTACTTCAGTTTTTATTTACGCTTGCGCTTTTAAATTTGATGTTAGCCATCTTTAACCTCTATCCGATCCCACCACTTGATGGCTTTCACGCACTTGAGTATGCGCTTAGAAATTTTGGCTTTCACGCACTGGCTGAAAAGCTTGAGGGCATCTCGCGATATGGCTTTGTCATCCTTATCATCATCCTCGTCTCGCCTTTAAAAGATACTATCTTTTATCCAACAAGATACGTTTTAGATATCGCAAGTGCATTTATAAATGGCTAAATTTAGAGCAAATTTGCTCTAAATTTTTGGCTTTGTGATCTTATAAGAGTACTCTTTTTTAAATTCCTCTTTTGGCGCAAGGCTAAATTTAAGCTCCACCTTGCCATCTTTGCTGATATCTTTTTTATCAAAGCCCTTTATCTCAACCTTTACCGCCTCATCAGCAGATACTGGCACGCGGTCAACCAAAGTGACATCGACACTTTTACTTGAGTTATTTTTGACACTTATCTCATAGCCCTCTTCGCTTATGCGATCCTTACCAAGAAACGAGCTCTTTTTAAATTTATTTAAGCGCTCTTTTTTAAGCTCGATTAGCTCGTTTTGTCCTAAAAATAGCTGAGAGGGCTCATCTTTAGCTTTCATCTCAAACTCGCTTGGACTGCCAACACTCACGCCATTAACGTAAAACTGCGTTTTAGCTGGAGTTAGATCATCATTTAGCTTAAGGCTAGCCACGTTATATGCCTTTAGCGAGCCGTAAAAATCAGCAAAAACGCTAAAATTTGCGTCCATTTTTTGCGTGTCGTAAGTTATATATTTGCTCTCGCCTTTTGCTAAATTTATCCCATCTATCTTCCAAATTTTGGCAAACTCATTCTCATCTCTTTGCACACGCATATCAGCGACCTCAGCGGCGACTTTCGCGGCTCTTAGCATATTTTTTGAAGTGCCGTAACCATCAGCCTCTGCCTCACTCTCCTCATACCAAGGGTAAAATTTACTTGGAGCAAGCGCCTTTTGATATCTGGTCGGATAGATAGCGAGTTTTAAATTTTTAACTTCACTTGCAAAAGGGTTGGTGAGTAAAATTTCTTGTTTTATCAAGATATTTTTGTTTTTTGTATCTGCGTA is a genomic window of Campylobacter concisus containing:
- a CDS encoding DUF4139 domain-containing protein, whose translation is MKKVLFLAASTLAFANENLIEIYTDQTIITQKFSDANSSFSAFVPEGVQSENVTINGDCDANAYLKKISEENSPSYIKWKQEVANLNNKLEALNARGRFIEQALVEENKSNDVTKRADEFYKFSLENIEKISAAKSELEALKENEPKSEMAGFLQLDMKFACDPKEATLSYMDDEAPKTLNEIYADTKNKNILIKQEILLTNPFASEVKNLKLAIYPTRYQKALAPSKFYPWYEESEAEADGYGTSKNMLRAAKVAAEVADMRVQRDENEFAKIWKIDGINLAKGESKYITYDTQKMDANFSVFADFYGSLKAYNVASLKLNDDLTPAKTQFYVNGVSVGSPSEFEMKAKDEPSQLFLGQNELIELKKERLNKFKKSSFLGKDRISEEGYEISVKNNSSKSVDVTLVDRVPVSADEAVKVEIKGFDKKDISKDGKVELKFSLAPKEEFKKEYSYKITKPKI
- a CDS encoding site-2 protease family protein — protein: MDFTNFDPIKVATIVLSLVIAIVGHEIAHGYVAYKFGDNTAKNLGRLSINPIKHIDLVGTIIVPLVLYLSTGMMFGWAKPVPVNTYTVVRNGGYKAAIYVSLAGICYNVILGILSLFVLKALLNIETFEILLQFLFTLALLNLMLAIFNLYPIPPLDGFHALEYALRNFGFHALAEKLEGISRYGFVILIIILVSPLKDTIFYPTRYVLDIASAFING
- the folD gene encoding bifunctional methylenetetrahydrofolate dehydrogenase/methenyltetrahydrofolate cyclohydrolase FolD — protein: MKILDGKAVSLKVKESVKVRADELKKFGVEPTLAVVLVGEDKASQTYVRAKEKACNEYGIKSVAHRLSENTTQNELLALINVLNLDDSIHGILVQLPLPKHIDTNVVLAAIDPRKDVDGFHAVNVGKLVSGLDGFVPCTPLGVMEILKEYGIDVAGLNAVVIGRSNIVGKPMANLLLNASATVTVTHSKTKNLKEICKNADLIVAAIGRPFFLKADMVKDGAVVVDVGINRLDDGRLVGDVDFEEVAPKCSYITPVPGGVGPMTIAMLLNNTILAAQAKKIKE
- the lepB gene encoding signal peptidase I, with translation MKRAFTKFYDFCSSWTGTVIIVLLVIFFVAQAFVIPSGSMKNTLLVGDFLFAKKYVYGIPTPRIPWLEVKILPELNDNGHLITGDGPARGDIVVFRYPNDEKTHFVKRCFATSEDEIVFTEKALYLRPKEGDSFIKANCRENLNGKESKFGYSCKDIVELDGKLFIKEPYRFSGIHYDENVNLFEQMVFMLNTNKSNVFMKPALISSLPQNPNFNFNAFYVKVPKDEYFMIGDNRDHSNDSRFWGSVAYKDIVGQPWFIYFSWDNNYNVRWERIGRFVDTIENDEFFTKQALKEGEVDGLH